One Caloramator mitchellensis genomic window, TTACTGCTTTTATTGACCTTTTTAATTTCTCCTTTTCTATTAGATTATAAAAATGGTCTTGTGCACACAGGTGGTAAAGAAATTATTGTGCAAATATTTAAAGCAGCACTTCGTCCAGATATCTCAAGTGAGATACTATCTCTTGCAGTGATTTCAAGCATAAGAACTTTATCCTATGCTGTTGCTGGAACTACAGTGGCTATCGTTTTAGGTTTTATATTTGGAACTTTATCATCGGGAGTATTGATAAGCAATTCATTAGTTGCTAATGCATCTAAAAATATACTCGAGTTTATGCGAACTATCCATGAACTTGTTTGGGCTTGGTTATTTGTTACTGCTTTTGGGCTATCCCCTTATGCCGCAATTTTAGCCATAGCTATCCCCTATGGAGGAATTTTAGGAAGAATATATTCAAATAATTTTAAAAGTGTCCCTATTGAACCAATTCTACACCTAAAATCTTCAGGTGCATCAAAATTACAATGCCTCTTTTACGCTTATCTGCCAATGGCAAGTAAGGATATAATAAGTTATAGCTTGTATAGATTTGAATGCGCTGTAAGGTCATCAACAGTAATGAGTTTTGTTGGACTTGGTGGTCTTGGATATCAAATTCAATTAGCCCTTGATGACTTAAACTTTAGCAGGATGTGGACATATTTTATATTTCTCTTGTTAATGATTATAATAATTGAGTTGTGGAGCAATGCGCTTCGAAAGAGGTTGATAGAATGAGATTGCGCAAAATTGACTTTCTTTTTATTAATAAAATATTAGTTTTAGCCTTAGTGATATTTTCTTGGGGATTTATTTTAATAGCTGATGACGCAAACTTGTTTTCATTAATTAATCAACAGAATATTAATAATGCCAAAAAATTTGTATTAGGAATGTTGGGCTTTAATGAATCAAATTCAGCATTATTAAGCTTTACTTCATGGAAAAACATTATATATTTAACTTATGAAACTTTCCTGATGAGCGTTATAGCAATTGGACTTTCTTCAATAGGCGTAATATTAACTGTAGCTTTTGCTTCAAGAAATATAGCTGATGGAACTTTA contains:
- a CDS encoding PhnE/PtxC family ABC transporter permease, with product MEGFTYKKRILSLLLLLTFLISPFLLDYKNGLVHTGGKEIIVQIFKAALRPDISSEILSLAVISSIRTLSYAVAGTTVAIVLGFIFGTLSSGVLISNSLVANASKNILEFMRTIHELVWAWLFVTAFGLSPYAAILAIAIPYGGILGRIYSNNFKSVPIEPILHLKSSGASKLQCLFYAYLPMASKDIISYSLYRFECAVRSSTVMSFVGLGGLGYQIQLALDDLNFSRMWTYFIFLLLMIIIIELWSNALRKRLIE